In Crinalium epipsammum PCC 9333, the genomic window AAGTGGTATTAGTAACCAGTACACAGCGTTATTTGCGATTGAATGCCGATCAAGTACCGTTATTGGGTAAAGATGGCACAGGCGATCGCATTATTCAACTAAATTCAGATGAAAAAATAATTTCTTTAGCAATTAGCAATGACCAGTAAACAGTTAACAATATATTGGAAACTATGACCATTGATAATTGATAATTGATAATTGTTAATTGTCAACGTGGACTTTCCAAATGCCAAAAGCTACTAATCTAGCTGGTAAGTCACGCAGAATCGGTATCCGTAGAAAAGCTGGTAGCTGAAAAGACGGATCTGAATTGAGAACACGAGCAAATATGCGCTGTTGGGCTACAGACTGAAACGCCTGAATAACGCGCGTCGGTATTTCTCTATGTCGCTGTACAGCAGCTAAGTGAGTAACTTTAACTGTGCCAGTTTTTAAATCATTGCTCAAAATATTTGCAGCTACAACTGCATCCTGAATAGCATAGTTAATCCCTACGCCACCAACTGGCGACATCACATGGGCAGCATCACCAATTAATAATAGTCCAGGGCGATACCAACGAGTAAGACGATTAGACTCTACTGAGAGAAAAGCAACTTGTGACCAATCTTGCAGTTGTTCTACCCTGTCGCTCAACTCTGGCACAACTTCCACAAGTGATTGGCGTAGCGTCTCTAAACCAGCAGTCCGTAACTGTTGATAACGACCTTTGGGGATAACATAGGCAATCTGCCATTGTTCAGAACGGTCAAGTAAAACTACGATATGACCTTTACCAAACCGACCACTCAAACCTTCAGCTTCCTCTGCTTTGCGAGGCAAGCGAAACCATAGCACATCCATTGGTGGTGATGTTTCAATTGGTACAAAGCCAGCTAGTTGACGTAAGCGAGAGTGACGACCATCTGCACCAACGGTAAGAACTGCCCTGACTTCATGCCAACCACCATGTCCACGATATCGCACACCCTTAATGATTCCATCTTCCTCAATTATTTCCTGTACATTTGCCCCTGTGATTAATTCAAAGTTGGGATAACGTTTTGCTTCGTCGGTGATGAAGTTGAGAAATTTAACTTGGGGTGTCACCATGATGTATGGATACCGAGTTTTTAGGCGGCTGAAATCAGCTACTGTAACTGAGTCATTTTCTGTAGTGATAGTCAGTTGATGCAGCTTGGAATGGGGCAACTCTAAGAGTCTATCGGCTAATCCTAGTTCCTCCATAATCTCCATGACTGAGGGATGAATTGTGTCACCCCGAAAGTCGCGCTCAAAGTCTTTGTGGGCTTCCAGTAGCATGACTGGGATGCCTTGACGTGCCAAAATAAGCGCGAGAACAGCACCAGCAGGACCTCCACCTACAATGCAGCAATTTGTTTGCTGTACATCCAAAATTTCATGGGCGGTTGCTGGTGTGTCAGCTTGTTTTACGGTTGTAGTACTATCCATGATCGGGAAATATTTAAAGCTTAGTTACTACCAAAATGGCACAAGCGATCGCCTTATTTGAGATGGGCAGGCTCGATTTTTAAGAGCGCTGTAGATTGTTGCCAATTCAAGTGAATTGTTACGATATATAAAGAAAAACTTTTATAATCAAGGCAACTTTTAATAATGCTGGCTGAAAAGCGGATCGAAACAACACAAACTGATCAGTTTCTAGCTGGTGGAAATGACCCTGCTCGTTTTGACTGCAAGGAAGCTTGGTATCCTGTCTTCTACATTGAGGATCTCGACAAATCAAAACCGAGTAAGTTCACACTACTAGGTCAGGATTTAGTAATTTGGTGGGACAAACAAGGAAATAGTTGGCGGGCGTTGGCAGATCAATGTCCTCATCGACTAGCACCGCTTTCAGAAGGCAGAATTGCTGAGGATGGGTTGCTGGAATGCCCTTATCACGGTTGGGCGTTTACTGGAGAGGGTAAGTGCGATCGCATCCCTCAACAGCAAGCAGAAAACAAAGCCCACGCATCCCAACGAGCTTGTGTAGCCTCATTCCCTACAGTCACACGCCAAGGATTGTTGTTTATTTATCCAGGTGAACCGGAAAACGCTTTTAATGTCAAAGTTCCGATTATTGAACCGATAGAGGAGTCCCCTGATGGGTGGATTTGCCTTAACACTTTTCGGGATTTACCCTACGATGCCCTGACTTTATTAGAAAATGTTCTTGATGCTAGTCACGTTCCCTTTACTCATCACCGTTCCGTTGGTAATCGAACTAATGCTGCTCCGGTAGAATTGGAAGTTGTGGCATCCGACAAACAAGGTTTTAAAGGTATTTGGGAAGAAGGTCCCCGTAAAGGTACGCTGGGAAAACAATTTACCACTTTTATTGCCCCAGCTTTAATGTGGCATGACTTGACCTCGAAACAATTTGGCAGAACTTTAACTGTTGTTTACGCAACTCCTATTCGCAAGGGAGAATGTCGCATATTTGCGCGATTTCCATTTAAGTTTTCCTCAAAATTGCCTGGTTTATTCCTGAAACTTACGCCGCGCTGGTACTCCCATCTTGGACAGAATAACGTTTTGGAAGATGATCAGATCTTCCTGCACTACCAAGAGCGTTATCTAGCAGCTAAGGGTGGCGGTGCTAACTTCGCTAAAGCATTTTATTTGCCGACTCGTGCGGATACTTTTGTAACCGCGTTGCGTAAGTGGGTAAACGAGTACCAAGCCGATCCATTTCCAGAGGAAACCTTCTCGCCACCTCTATCTACAGAGGTTTTACTTGACCGCTACCACTCCCACACAATTAAATGCGCTAGTTGCAGTCAGGCACTTAGGAATATTAAACGAATCAGGTGGGGGATAGGGGTTAGCGGTGCGATCGCACTAACTATGCTACCTTTGTTTAACTCGGCTTTTGGGCAACCGACGATGCTCGTTACAATTGCCTCGGTGATTATTCCCTTAATAGCTGGCTCTGCATGGCTATGGCTGGGACATTTAGAGGGGCGATTTGAGCGGGGGCGGGAAGTCCCACCTCGAAATCTGCCAGATAATCAGAAGTAGTTAATGTAGAGACGTACCATAGTACGTCTCTACTCTTAGGTGATAGCAGAACTGTCTGCACCACCCAAGCTAAAATAATCTCCTATAAGCCAACCAAATACTAAACCTGTTGCATAAGTCAAATTTTAGATAATTAACCACAGATGGAACACAGATAAACACGAGATTTACACAGATGGTATATCTGAATTTTTGCAAGAAGCCTACGATATTTGTTTTTTAAATAAGGTACAAGAATCTACAGTGGCACAGGTTGTAATCGAAAACGTATATAAAAGCTTTTCATCTCGCAAAGATGAGCAGGTTGTTACTCCAGTAGCAGAACCTTTAACACCTACAGATGAAGCGCCACTAATTGCAGTAGATACTTCACCTCCGGCATCGGGTACAAAGGTTTTGCGGAGAATTAACCTGGCGATCGCAGATGGTGAATTTATGGTCTTGGTTGGTCCTTCTGGTTGCGGTAAAAGCACGTTGCTGCGAGTAATTGCAGGACTGGAGGATTTAACGGGAGGCAATATTTGGGTGGGCGATCGCTTAATTAATGATTTACCACCCAAGGAAAGAGACATCGCTATGGTGTTTCAAAATTACGCCTTATATCCCCACATGACAGTGTATGACAACATTGCCTTTGGTCTGCGACGTATGGGTAGGGGAGAAGAGGAGCAAGCAAGCCGGACAGAAGAAGGTAAGAAATCTTTACCTTTGTGGGCAGAGAATTTGTTAGTAGAAACAACGCGATCGCTTCCTAAAGGGCTGCGTTACACGACTCCAAGGGAAAAATCTATTCAGCAGCAAGTGCGTCATGTTGCCCAACTATTGCAAATTGAAACATTTTTAAACCGACTGCCAAAACAATTATCTGGGGGACAACGACAGCGAGTGGCGCTGGGACGCGCGATCGCACGTAACCCGCAAGTATTTTTAATGGATGAACCTTTATCTAACTTAGATGCCAAACTTCGCGCCGAAACTCGCGCTCAAATTGTCAAACTGCAACGGCAACTAGGTACAACGACTATTTATGTTACCCACGACCAAACCGAAGCAATGACAATGGGCGATCGCATCGCTGTGATGAATGCTGGACAAATTCAGCAAATTGCTACACCTCTAGAACTCTACAACCGCCCTGCTAACCGCTTCGTTGCGGAATTTATTGGCTCACCACCAATGAATTTTATTCCCGTTCAATTTAAAGCACCTTTAGTAATTACTCATTCCCAATTCCGCTTCACCCTGCCAGAAATTTGGGAGCCAATATTGCAAAAATATGATGGAAAATCCTTGCTATTAGGCATTCGACCAGAACACCTCAGCATTGGTGTTCCTGCTACTAAAAATCTCTTTGTGCAAGTTGAATTAGTAGAAGCTTTGGGCAACGAAACATATTTAGCTGTTCGCTTAACTGATGTTAAAACTGCATCTAACCTACAGGTAAGAATTCCACCAGATCGCCCTGTCAGGCTGGGTGAAGAACTTTGGTTATCATTAACACCAGATAAAATTCATTTGTTTGATATAGATACTGGTCTAGCAATACGACCTTAAACAATTACTCCCTTCCCATTAAAAGATTACCGATTATATTCTTCTTCTTTCTTGGCGTTCTTTGCGTCTTGGCGGTTTTTAAAATAGGTATTCGCCATAGCGGGAAGGGAGTAACAATTATCAATTATTAATATAACAATGACTAATTAACAATAACCCATGACAAATCAATCAAAATTCATGTTTGCTAATTTTCTGCCTGCGTTAGTTGAGCAGCTTACAGAACCTACTTCCATTGCTCTGGCACAAGGTATTCAACGTGAAGCGATCGCCACTTCCTTAAGCCTCACACCAATTCCCACTACCTATGTACGTCAGGGTAGTGGCGGAACGCCTATCGTCTTACTACACGGCTTTGATAGCTCTCTGTTTGAGTTCCGTCGCCTCTTACCTTTGCTGGCTAACCACAATGAAACTTGGGCATTAGATTTACTCGGTTTTGGATTTACCGAAAGACTCGCAGGTATTCCATTTAGCCCTACAGCTATCAAGACCCATCTCTATTATTTCTGGAAAACCTTAATTCAGCAGCCTGTAATTTTAGTAGGTGCTTCGATGGGAGGTGCAGCAGCAATTGATTTTACCCTAGCTTATCCAGAGGCAGTTCAAAAGCTAGTATTGATTGATAGCGCAGGTTTTAAAGGAGGTTCAGCTTTAAGTAAATTTTTATTTCCACCTCTAGGACACTTAGCTACTTCATTTTTACGCAGCCCTAAAGTTAGAAAAAAAGTCAGTGAAACTGCTTATCACGATCAAAGCTTTGTTTCCTTAGACGCACAGATTTGTGCAGCACTCCACTTAGAGATGTCTAATTGGAACCAAGCTTTAATTGCTTTTACTAAAAGTGGTGGTTATAGCTCTTTTGCTAACAAGTTAGCACACATTTCACAAGATACAATGATTTTGTGGGGAGAACGCGATCGCATCTTAGGTATTGCCGATGCCTATAAGTTTCAGCAAGCTATATCCAATTCTCAATTAATTTGGATTAAAGATTGTGGTCATGTTCCTCATTTAGAAAAACCACAGATTACTGCCGAACATCTTAAGCAATTTGCTAAGTAGGTGGGCGTTATGAACATTAATTACAAGAAGTCTATTAATTTTTTACAGGCTCTATGTGCTGATTCAAACGTTCCTCTAATTGATCTAATAATGTATAAACATCAGTTGCAGCTTGCTCATAACAAGTAGGTGGTGCAATTTCTGGCTCAAAGTTAATTAGCTTAATTTGATCCTCGCCAATTCCAATCATTAGAACTTCTTTTTCAGGATTATGTGCATCTACTAATCCTAAAATTTCTTGAAGTTTGTTTTCAACGTTATTATTAAGTGCCTCTATTGCTGATTTTGGGCAATATACAAAGTGTGGTGTGGGTTTTAAGTTAATACCAATAGTTCCTTGAGTATCTTGATTTTCTAACCACAATCCCCAAGACAGTGCAGCCAATTCTTGTTTGTTTTCTTTAACAAATAAATCTAACTGGCGTTTCCAGCGATTATCTCCAGTTTCCGGTGGTGTGCTACCAAACATCTTTTTCAATTATCAATTATCAATTATCAGTGGGCGGGTATTCTGGCATAACTCATTGTCAAGGTTGATTTTGACCTAGAAGTAGGGCGGGTTTAATTTATATTTTTGTGGGATGCTTAGATCTAGGTGAACCCGCCCCTACAATAATATTTATCTGTTTATTTTATACCTGACTGGACACGCCACAGACTAGCATAAAGCTTATTTTGCTCTAATAGTTCTTCGTGTCGTCCAGATTCTACCAGTTTTCCTTGCTCCATGACATAGATACAATCAGCATTGCGGATGGTAGATAAACGGTGCGCGATCGCAATTGTTGTTCGATTAATTGTAATATGTTCGAGCGATCGCTGTATTGCTGCTTCTGTCTCATTATCCACTGCGGATGTCGCTTCATCTAAAATCAAAATCGGTGGATTTTTCAAAACCGCCCGCGCAATGGCAATTCTTTGTCGTTGTCCTCCTGATAATTTCTGCCCTCGTTCGCCTACAATCGTGTCATAGCCGTTAGGTAAATTGATAATAAATTCGTGGGCTTCAGCTACTTTTGCGGCTGCGATCGCTTCAGGTAATGTAGCATCCGGAGTACCATAGATAATATTTTCGATTACTGTGCCATGAAATAAAAACACATCCTGACTAACTAAACCAATCGCACGGCGTAAATCTTGTAATCGCAAATCCTGAATATTCACACCATCAACTGTAATAGTTCCCTGCTCTATTTCGTACAATCTTAGTAATAGTTTTACAAGCGTACTCTTACCAGAACCAGTAGAACCAACAATTGCAATAGTTTTACCCGCAGGAATATACAGTGAGAGATTTTTGATAACTGTATCTCTACCTTTGTAGGCAAAGGTAACATTATTTAATTCCACCTCGCCACGTACTGAAGGTAGTGATAAATGTCCTGAGTGGATAGTAATTGGAGTATCTAATAAATTAAATACCCGATTTGTAGATGCCATTGCACGTTGATACTGATCCAAAGTATCACCCAATCGCGTCAAGGGCCAAAGTAACCGTTGGGTGAGAAAGACTAATACGCTGTAAGTACCTACAGACATTCTCCCTGCAACTGCATCCATTCCACCTAGTAGCAAAGTTGCTGTGAACCCGAATAAAATGATGATGCGAATTAAGGGGACAAATGCAGCACTAAGTGCGATCGCTCTTCTGTTACTGTGTCTATAAGCTTCACTATCTAATCTAATCCGGTCTTGCTCATAAAATTCAGTAGTAAAACTTTTAATCGTCGTAATGCCACTTAAATTATTGTTAAAACGACTATTAAGTAAACTTACTTTTTCCCGTACTTCGGCATAATAAGGCGCAAGGCGTTTTTGGAATGCAATCGAACCCCATAAAATAAAAGGCATCGGTAGCATCGCCCACCAAGCGACACCAGGAGCCAAAATAAAGAATGCACCACCAATTACTATTACTGTGGTAGATACTTGAATTACTTCATTTGCGCCAATATCTAAAAAGCGTTCTAATTGGTTGATATCGTCGCTCAGAATCGACATCAAACCGCCTGTACTGCGTTCCTCAAAGTAAGCTAATTCTAACTCTTGCAGGTGGGAGTAAGCATCTAAGCGTAAATTATGCTGAATATTTTGTGCTAAATTGCGCCAAAGTCTAGCATAAGCATATTCAAATACTGATTCTAGACCCCATATTATCAAGCTGAGGAAAGAAAGAATGAGGAATTGCTGAAAAACATCCTTAACACCTAATTGAGCAATTAGGGAGTCTTGTTTTTTGACAACTACATCCACCGCCGCACCAATTAAAGCTGGTGGTGCAAGGTCAAAAATTTTGTTTAGGGTTGAGCAAGCGATCGCTTGATATATTTGTACACGATAACCGCGTCCATAGTCAATTAAACGCTGCAACGGATACACTGATTCATTTTGTTGCGGTTTCGAGAACCTACCAGGCATAGATTGCTAAATTGTGACAACATTTTCTTAGGGTAACGCCAATTTGTTCAAATAAGGAGTGATATTAAGTAAGTAGGCACTTTAGTTAAATTACGGGTTCTGGATACAGTGTCTTCTGAAACTCATAACTCTAGTCGAAATCTAATTATAAATTATGATCGCAAATTTTATTGTTAGCGGATTTAGTTTAATTTTAGGGGTATTTGTATTAGTTTCTTATCTACTCAGTAAACAAATAAAACAAAGTAAAAATGCCGAAGATAAATTTAAAGATTTACAGGCAATTTTAGATAGTGCTAATTACATAATTATTTCTACTGCTGTAGACGGAACTATTCTGACTTTTAATGCAGGTGCAGAAAAAATGTTGGGATATTCTGCTGTAGAAGTAGTGGGTAAAACGACTCCAGCAATTATTCATGATATTAATGAAGTAATTCTGAGGGCGCAAGAACTTTCTCAAGAATTAGCAATTGGTATTGAGCCTAGTATTGAAGTATTGGTGGCTAAAGCTAGGCGAGGTGAAATCGAAGAACGAGAATGGTCTTACATTCGTAAAGATGGGTCACGCTTTCCCGTGTTGTTATCAGTAACAGCATTGCGGAATGATCAAGGAAAGGTCACAGGTTTTGTATTGATTGGTAATGATATTAGCCAACGCAAACAAACTGAAGAAGCTTTATATAAAGAACGAAACTTTTTAAAGGTTTTACTCGACAATTTACAAGTTGG contains:
- a CDS encoding FAD-dependent oxidoreductase — protein: MDSTTTVKQADTPATAHEILDVQQTNCCIVGGGPAGAVLALILARQGIPVMLLEAHKDFERDFRGDTIHPSVMEIMEELGLADRLLELPHSKLHQLTITTENDSVTVADFSRLKTRYPYIMVTPQVKFLNFITDEAKRYPNFELITGANVQEIIEEDGIIKGVRYRGHGGWHEVRAVLTVGADGRHSRLRQLAGFVPIETSPPMDVLWFRLPRKAEEAEGLSGRFGKGHIVVLLDRSEQWQIAYVIPKGRYQQLRTAGLETLRQSLVEVVPELSDRVEQLQDWSQVAFLSVESNRLTRWYRPGLLLIGDAAHVMSPVGGVGINYAIQDAVVAANILSNDLKTGTVKVTHLAAVQRHREIPTRVIQAFQSVAQQRIFARVLNSDPSFQLPAFLRIPILRDLPARLVAFGIWKVHVDN
- a CDS encoding aromatic ring-hydroxylating dioxygenase subunit alpha — protein: MLAEKRIETTQTDQFLAGGNDPARFDCKEAWYPVFYIEDLDKSKPSKFTLLGQDLVIWWDKQGNSWRALADQCPHRLAPLSEGRIAEDGLLECPYHGWAFTGEGKCDRIPQQQAENKAHASQRACVASFPTVTRQGLLFIYPGEPENAFNVKVPIIEPIEESPDGWICLNTFRDLPYDALTLLENVLDASHVPFTHHRSVGNRTNAAPVELEVVASDKQGFKGIWEEGPRKGTLGKQFTTFIAPALMWHDLTSKQFGRTLTVVYATPIRKGECRIFARFPFKFSSKLPGLFLKLTPRWYSHLGQNNVLEDDQIFLHYQERYLAAKGGGANFAKAFYLPTRADTFVTALRKWVNEYQADPFPEETFSPPLSTEVLLDRYHSHTIKCASCSQALRNIKRIRWGIGVSGAIALTMLPLFNSAFGQPTMLVTIASVIIPLIAGSAWLWLGHLEGRFERGREVPPRNLPDNQK
- a CDS encoding ABC transporter ATP-binding protein, coding for MAQVVIENVYKSFSSRKDEQVVTPVAEPLTPTDEAPLIAVDTSPPASGTKVLRRINLAIADGEFMVLVGPSGCGKSTLLRVIAGLEDLTGGNIWVGDRLINDLPPKERDIAMVFQNYALYPHMTVYDNIAFGLRRMGRGEEEQASRTEEGKKSLPLWAENLLVETTRSLPKGLRYTTPREKSIQQQVRHVAQLLQIETFLNRLPKQLSGGQRQRVALGRAIARNPQVFLMDEPLSNLDAKLRAETRAQIVKLQRQLGTTTIYVTHDQTEAMTMGDRIAVMNAGQIQQIATPLELYNRPANRFVAEFIGSPPMNFIPVQFKAPLVITHSQFRFTLPEIWEPILQKYDGKSLLLGIRPEHLSIGVPATKNLFVQVELVEALGNETYLAVRLTDVKTASNLQVRIPPDRPVRLGEELWLSLTPDKIHLFDIDTGLAIRP
- a CDS encoding alpha/beta fold hydrolase is translated as MFANFLPALVEQLTEPTSIALAQGIQREAIATSLSLTPIPTTYVRQGSGGTPIVLLHGFDSSLFEFRRLLPLLANHNETWALDLLGFGFTERLAGIPFSPTAIKTHLYYFWKTLIQQPVILVGASMGGAAAIDFTLAYPEAVQKLVLIDSAGFKGGSALSKFLFPPLGHLATSFLRSPKVRKKVSETAYHDQSFVSLDAQICAALHLEMSNWNQALIAFTKSGGYSSFANKLAHISQDTMILWGERDRILGIADAYKFQQAISNSQLIWIKDCGHVPHLEKPQITAEHLKQFAK
- the ccmS gene encoding beta-carboxysome assembly chaperone CcmS — encoded protein: MFGSTPPETGDNRWKRQLDLFVKENKQELAALSWGLWLENQDTQGTIGINLKPTPHFVYCPKSAIEALNNNVENKLQEILGLVDAHNPEKEVLMIGIGEDQIKLINFEPEIAPPTCYEQAATDVYTLLDQLEERLNQHIEPVKN
- a CDS encoding ABC transporter ATP-binding protein, with translation MPGRFSKPQQNESVYPLQRLIDYGRGYRVQIYQAIACSTLNKIFDLAPPALIGAAVDVVVKKQDSLIAQLGVKDVFQQFLILSFLSLIIWGLESVFEYAYARLWRNLAQNIQHNLRLDAYSHLQELELAYFEERSTGGLMSILSDDINQLERFLDIGANEVIQVSTTVIVIGGAFFILAPGVAWWAMLPMPFILWGSIAFQKRLAPYYAEVREKVSLLNSRFNNNLSGITTIKSFTTEFYEQDRIRLDSEAYRHSNRRAIALSAAFVPLIRIIILFGFTATLLLGGMDAVAGRMSVGTYSVLVFLTQRLLWPLTRLGDTLDQYQRAMASTNRVFNLLDTPITIHSGHLSLPSVRGEVELNNVTFAYKGRDTVIKNLSLYIPAGKTIAIVGSTGSGKSTLVKLLLRLYEIEQGTITVDGVNIQDLRLQDLRRAIGLVSQDVFLFHGTVIENIIYGTPDATLPEAIAAAKVAEAHEFIINLPNGYDTIVGERGQKLSGGQRQRIAIARAVLKNPPILILDEATSAVDNETEAAIQRSLEHITINRTTIAIAHRLSTIRNADCIYVMEQGKLVESGRHEELLEQNKLYASLWRVQSGIK